From Microbacterium sp. LWH11-1.2, one genomic window encodes:
- a CDS encoding glucose-6-phosphate isomerase family protein, with product MPEFHTPPISPMAIAFDAEKLTLSPEGPTLTRRMSDLEGLFLDADAWAAASAGDDPVVYTVVSSPVPEIDRELPQSITTIMPGDTSGELWMTKGHQHPNHQGEIYLALKGRGGLLMFDGERTEWLDMLPGTIGYIPPGWAHRSVNTGDEPYAFLAVYPGGAGHDYGWVLEHGMGSRAYRAADGVDLRPYAG from the coding sequence ATGCCCGAGTTCCACACCCCGCCGATCTCCCCGATGGCGATCGCCTTCGATGCCGAGAAGCTGACGCTCTCCCCCGAAGGACCGACCCTCACCCGGCGGATGTCCGATCTCGAGGGCCTCTTCCTCGACGCCGACGCCTGGGCCGCGGCATCCGCGGGCGACGACCCGGTCGTCTACACCGTCGTCAGCTCCCCTGTCCCCGAGATCGACCGCGAGCTCCCCCAGTCGATCACCACGATCATGCCCGGCGACACGTCCGGCGAGCTGTGGATGACCAAGGGGCACCAGCATCCGAACCACCAGGGCGAGATCTACCTCGCGCTCAAGGGACGCGGCGGACTGCTCATGTTCGACGGCGAGCGCACCGAATGGCTCGACATGCTCCCCGGTACCATCGGCTACATCCCGCCGGGGTGGGCGCATCGCTCGGTCAACACCGGCGACGAGCCCTACGCGTTCCTCGCCGTGTATCCAGGCGGCGCCGGCCACGACTACGGCTGGGTGCTCGAGCACGGCATGGGCTCGCGCGCCTACCGTGCGGCCGACGGCGTCGACCTGCGTCCCTACGCGGGATAG
- a CDS encoding VOC family protein — protein MTTTPARPDGSNTVNPFLMTDDAARIIDFLTRVFGAIDVPEARTLDTDGLILHSELRIGDSLITVADRKPDWPFTPGFLQVYVDDVEATLERAVALGARIVTRPTDFFGDTFSRFTDPSGNLWWVYRHEPQEAAWDAAPAVDAGTTDADAEDWSSFTSPELEYIHESLVEAMTSLQDPRLAN, from the coding sequence ATGACCACCACCCCCGCGCGACCTGACGGCTCCAACACCGTCAACCCCTTCCTCATGACCGACGACGCCGCACGGATCATCGACTTCCTCACGCGCGTCTTCGGCGCGATCGACGTGCCCGAGGCGCGGACGCTCGACACCGACGGGCTGATCCTGCACTCCGAGCTGCGCATCGGAGACTCCCTGATCACGGTGGCGGATCGCAAGCCGGACTGGCCGTTCACGCCCGGCTTCCTCCAGGTCTACGTCGACGACGTCGAGGCGACGCTGGAACGCGCGGTCGCGCTCGGTGCGCGCATCGTGACCCGCCCGACGGACTTCTTCGGCGACACGTTCTCGCGCTTCACCGATCCGTCCGGCAATCTGTGGTGGGTGTATCGGCACGAGCCGCAGGAAGCGGCCTGGGATGCCGCGCCGGCTGTGGACGCCGGAACGACCGATGCCGACGCCGAGGACTGGTCCAGCTTCACCTCTCCGGAGCTCGAGTACATCCACGAGAGCCTGGTCGAGGCGATGACATCGTTGCAGGATCCGCGGCTCGCGAACTGA
- a CDS encoding ABC transporter substrate-binding protein: protein MTFGKKTAFAALVAASALVFAGCAGGGDVIEEGSGGGSGSGDGEMYIALVSKGFQHQFWQAVKKGAEQKAEELGVKITFEGPAAETEIAGQLEMLTAAIDKNPDAIAYAALDPEACVAPLEQAKSKDIPVVYFDAPCNGDVGLSLSATDSKVAGALAAEHMAELIGGEGQVAIVGHSQINSTGVERRDGFVEKIEADYPDIEIVDIQYGDGDHLKSADIAKTLIAAHPDLKGIYGTNEGSAIGVVNAVNELGLEKGKITIVGFDSGAAQINAIKDGTMAGAITQDPIGIGEQVVQAAYDAANGKEVDEFYDTGSYWYDKTNIEDPKIAAVLYE, encoded by the coding sequence ATGACATTCGGCAAGAAGACCGCATTCGCGGCACTCGTGGCAGCATCCGCGCTGGTGTTCGCCGGCTGCGCCGGCGGCGGAGACGTGATCGAAGAAGGCAGCGGCGGCGGCAGTGGCTCAGGCGACGGCGAGATGTACATCGCCCTCGTCTCGAAGGGCTTCCAGCACCAGTTCTGGCAGGCCGTGAAGAAGGGCGCGGAGCAGAAGGCGGAAGAGCTCGGCGTCAAGATCACGTTCGAAGGCCCCGCGGCCGAGACCGAGATCGCCGGCCAGCTCGAGATGCTGACCGCCGCGATCGACAAGAACCCGGATGCCATCGCCTACGCGGCGCTGGACCCCGAGGCCTGTGTCGCCCCGCTCGAGCAGGCGAAGTCGAAGGACATCCCTGTCGTCTACTTCGACGCTCCCTGCAACGGCGACGTCGGGCTCAGCCTGTCGGCGACCGACAGCAAGGTCGCGGGCGCGCTCGCCGCAGAGCACATGGCCGAGCTGATCGGCGGTGAGGGCCAGGTCGCGATCGTGGGCCACTCGCAGATCAACTCGACCGGTGTCGAGCGTCGTGACGGCTTCGTCGAGAAGATCGAGGCCGACTACCCCGACATCGAGATCGTCGACATCCAGTACGGCGACGGCGACCACCTGAAGTCGGCCGACATCGCGAAGACGCTGATCGCGGCGCACCCCGACCTCAAGGGCATCTACGGCACCAACGAGGGCTCGGCCATCGGCGTCGTGAACGCCGTGAACGAGCTCGGCCTGGAGAAGGGCAAGATCACGATCGTCGGCTTCGACTCCGGAGCGGCGCAGATCAACGCCATCAAGGACGGCACCATGGCCGGCGCCATCACGCAGGACCCGATCGGCATCGGCGAGCAGGTCGTGCAGGCCGCCTACGACGCGGCCAACGGCAAGGAGGTCGACGAGTTCTACGACACCGGTTCCTACTGGTACGACAAGACCAACATCGAAGACCCGAAGATCGCCGCAGTCCTCTACGAGTGA
- a CDS encoding shikimate dehydrogenase yields MTSSLTTDPETIETVPSNYMGFVGVTTASSSIMKVFPLWADILGLPTRTLIGHDLPMDADPAQYRAMVEQIRDDPHHRGALVTTHKMNVYAAASDLFDELDPFAVSCAEISSISKRGALLSGRAKDPITVDLALNDFLPADHFARTGAEVVILGAGGSGTALSWALAERADAPARVTVTARSQDKLDHLREVHRQHGTRDGLIDYIVTATPDEADAVVAAAPPGSVIANATGLGKDRPGSPLTDAVVFPEGAYAWEFNYRGSLEFLHQAHAQETARSLHVVDGWRYFIHGWSQVVADVFELDLTPETVERLAEAAESVR; encoded by the coding sequence ATGACCTCGTCCCTCACCACCGATCCGGAGACGATCGAGACCGTGCCGTCGAACTACATGGGCTTCGTCGGCGTGACGACGGCGTCGTCGTCGATCATGAAGGTGTTCCCGCTCTGGGCCGACATCCTGGGCCTCCCGACCCGCACGCTGATCGGCCACGACCTGCCGATGGATGCCGATCCGGCGCAGTACCGGGCGATGGTCGAGCAGATCCGCGACGACCCGCACCACCGCGGCGCCCTCGTCACCACGCACAAGATGAACGTGTACGCCGCGGCATCCGATCTGTTCGACGAGCTCGATCCGTTCGCGGTGTCGTGCGCCGAGATCTCGAGCATCTCCAAGCGCGGCGCGCTGCTGTCGGGCCGCGCGAAGGATCCGATCACGGTCGACCTGGCGCTGAACGACTTCCTCCCCGCCGACCACTTCGCCCGCACAGGAGCGGAGGTCGTGATCCTCGGAGCCGGCGGCTCGGGCACGGCGCTCAGCTGGGCGCTCGCGGAGCGCGCCGATGCTCCCGCTCGCGTCACGGTGACCGCCCGCTCGCAGGACAAGCTCGACCATCTCCGCGAGGTGCACCGCCAGCACGGCACCCGCGACGGGCTGATCGACTACATCGTCACGGCCACCCCCGACGAGGCCGACGCGGTCGTGGCCGCCGCTCCCCCGGGATCGGTGATCGCGAACGCCACGGGACTCGGCAAGGATCGCCCCGGCTCTCCGCTGACCGACGCGGTCGTGTTCCCCGAGGGCGCGTACGCGTGGGAGTTCAACTACCGCGGCTCGCTCGAGTTCCTGCACCAGGCCCACGCGCAGGAGACCGCCCGGTCGCTGCACGTGGTCGACGGCTGGCGCTACTTCATCCACGGCTGGTCGCAGGTCGTGGCCGACGTGTTCGAGCTCGACCTCACCCCCGAGACCGTCGAGCGGCTCGCCGAGGCGGCGGAGTCGGTGCGCTGA
- a CDS encoding DMT family transporter, which translates to MANDTVGTTVSGVRLGLPLAIGAAFAFGMSGGWARGLMDAGWTPGAAVTARIWVAALVLLIPTVLSLRGRWNLLRRNLGMIAAYGLLAVAATQLFYFQAVAVMDVGIALLIEYTAPIAVILWLWLRRGERPSRRSILGALIAFVGLVLMLDIVTGAEVNAAGILWALGAMVGAATYFLLSAKADTGLPPVALAGSGLLLGALGLTVAGAVGVLPIAWSTDDIAYRFGTVPWFVPVLAMGVLATALAYLLGIASTRMLGSRLASFVALAEVVAALLFGWLLLGQLPDLLQALGGVLVLAGVVIVKLGEPVPAEFVEPVPEPRR; encoded by the coding sequence ATGGCGAATGACACCGTCGGTACGACCGTGTCCGGCGTGCGTCTGGGACTGCCGCTCGCCATCGGCGCCGCGTTCGCCTTCGGCATGTCCGGCGGCTGGGCGCGGGGTCTCATGGATGCCGGGTGGACGCCCGGCGCCGCCGTCACCGCACGCATCTGGGTCGCCGCCCTCGTCCTGCTGATCCCGACGGTCCTGTCCCTGCGAGGGCGATGGAATCTGCTCCGACGCAATCTCGGCATGATCGCGGCGTACGGCCTGCTCGCGGTGGCGGCCACGCAGCTCTTCTACTTCCAGGCTGTTGCCGTGATGGATGTCGGCATCGCGCTGCTCATCGAGTACACGGCGCCGATCGCCGTCATCCTCTGGCTGTGGCTCCGCCGCGGGGAGCGGCCGAGCCGACGCAGCATCCTCGGTGCGCTGATCGCGTTCGTCGGCCTCGTGCTCATGCTCGACATCGTGACCGGTGCCGAGGTGAACGCTGCCGGCATCCTGTGGGCGCTCGGGGCGATGGTCGGTGCCGCGACCTACTTCCTGCTCTCGGCCAAGGCCGACACGGGTCTGCCGCCGGTCGCGCTCGCCGGGAGCGGCCTGCTGCTCGGGGCGCTCGGTCTGACCGTCGCCGGCGCCGTCGGCGTCCTGCCCATCGCGTGGAGCACTGACGACATCGCCTACCGGTTCGGCACCGTGCCGTGGTTCGTGCCGGTGCTGGCAATGGGCGTGCTCGCGACGGCGCTGGCCTATCTGCTCGGCATCGCCTCGACGCGGATGCTGGGCTCGCGACTCGCCTCGTTCGTCGCACTGGCCGAGGTCGTGGCTGCGCTGCTCTTCGGCTGGCTCCTGCTCGGACAGCTGCCCGATCTTCTCCAGGCCCTCGGCGGCGTGCTCGTGCTGGCGGGTGTCGTGATCGTGAAGCTCGGGGAGCCGGTGCCGGCGGAGTTCGTCGAGCCCGTGCCGGAGCCGCGTCGCTGA
- a CDS encoding CGNR zinc finger domain-containing protein, protein MIFTNDTAEALRSAVWLVNSAEDPETLADLHDYAAFLVEFPYTGRLDRDDAELASLQQLRPRLRSMLLAPRDDMVERVNAALDESTLTPHLVRHDGTDWHLHAVDDERPLAERVLIETAMALIDVIRTDEGSRITVCDDDTCEALALDLSRNRSKRYCSATCANRNAVAAYRARRADA, encoded by the coding sequence ATGATCTTCACGAATGACACGGCCGAGGCTCTCCGCTCGGCGGTCTGGCTCGTGAACTCCGCGGAGGACCCGGAGACGCTCGCCGACCTCCACGACTACGCGGCATTCCTGGTGGAGTTCCCCTACACCGGGCGGCTCGATCGCGACGACGCGGAACTCGCGTCACTGCAGCAGCTTCGACCGCGTCTGCGCTCGATGCTGCTGGCCCCGCGCGACGACATGGTCGAGCGGGTGAACGCCGCCCTCGACGAGAGCACGCTCACGCCGCACCTCGTGCGGCACGACGGCACCGACTGGCACCTGCACGCCGTCGATGACGAACGACCGCTCGCCGAGCGCGTGCTCATCGAGACGGCGATGGCCCTGATCGACGTCATCCGCACCGACGAGGGGTCACGCATCACAGTCTGCGACGACGACACCTGCGAGGCTCTCGCCCTCGACCTCTCGCGCAACCGCTCGAAGCGCTACTGCTCGGCGACCTGCGCCAACCGCAACGCTGTCGCCGCGTACCGCGCCCGCCGCGCCGACGCCTGA
- a CDS encoding MmgE/PrpD family protein, whose translation MTVTHHVRVHRSDENLAREDQLAWKIAEVAADPVEVEQDVVDMIINRIIDNASVAAASLTRAPINAARAQAFSHPVSTGGAGANLFGAALDRRTSPEWAAWANGVAVRELDYHDTFLAAEYSHPGDNIPPILAVAQHAGKDGRALVRGIATGYEIQMDLVRAICLHKHKIDHVAHLGPSAAAGIGTLLGLDVETIYQAVGQGLHTTTATRQSRKGEISTWKAHAPAFAGKMAVEAVDRAMRGQTSPAPIYEGEDGVIAWMLDGKDAAYEVPLPAAGEPKRAILDSYTKEHSAEYQAQAWIDLARKLGTENPALRDPANIASIVLHTSHHTHYVIGSGANDPQKYDPTASRETLDHSIPYIFAVALQDGGWHHVDSYAPSRAARPDTVELWHKITTAEDAEWTRRYHSEDPDVKAFGGRVEFLLTDGTTVVDEIAVADAHPLGARPFARDNYIAKFRLLAEPVLEPAEIERFLELVQRLPELTAAEVGELSIVAKAGLLDGADAPKGLF comes from the coding sequence ATGACCGTCACCCACCACGTCCGTGTCCACCGCAGTGACGAGAACCTCGCGCGCGAGGACCAGCTCGCCTGGAAGATCGCCGAGGTCGCCGCCGACCCGGTCGAGGTCGAGCAGGACGTCGTCGACATGATCATCAACCGCATCATCGACAACGCGTCGGTCGCCGCGGCATCCCTTACCCGTGCGCCGATCAACGCGGCACGCGCGCAGGCGTTCAGCCACCCGGTCTCGACCGGAGGAGCGGGCGCGAACCTCTTCGGTGCCGCCCTCGACCGTCGCACGAGCCCCGAGTGGGCGGCGTGGGCCAATGGCGTGGCCGTGCGCGAGCTCGACTACCACGACACCTTCCTCGCGGCGGAGTACTCGCACCCCGGCGACAACATCCCGCCGATCCTCGCCGTCGCGCAGCACGCAGGCAAGGACGGGCGGGCGCTCGTGCGCGGCATCGCGACCGGATACGAGATCCAGATGGACCTCGTGCGCGCGATCTGCCTGCACAAGCACAAGATCGATCACGTCGCCCACCTCGGCCCGTCGGCCGCGGCCGGCATCGGCACCCTGCTCGGCCTCGACGTCGAGACGATCTACCAGGCCGTCGGCCAGGGGCTGCACACCACGACCGCCACCCGGCAGAGCCGCAAGGGCGAGATCTCGACCTGGAAGGCGCACGCCCCGGCCTTCGCGGGCAAGATGGCCGTCGAGGCGGTCGACCGGGCGATGCGCGGGCAGACGAGCCCCGCCCCGATCTACGAGGGCGAGGACGGCGTGATCGCCTGGATGCTCGATGGCAAGGATGCCGCGTACGAGGTGCCGCTGCCCGCCGCCGGCGAGCCGAAGCGCGCGATCCTCGACTCGTACACGAAGGAGCACTCGGCCGAGTACCAGGCACAGGCGTGGATCGACCTCGCTCGCAAGCTCGGCACCGAGAACCCGGCGCTGCGCGACCCCGCGAACATCGCCTCGATCGTGCTGCACACCAGCCACCACACGCACTACGTGATCGGCTCGGGTGCGAACGACCCGCAGAAGTACGACCCGACGGCGTCCCGCGAGACGCTCGACCACTCGATCCCGTACATCTTCGCGGTGGCACTGCAGGACGGCGGCTGGCACCACGTCGACTCCTACGCCCCGTCTCGCGCGGCACGCCCCGACACCGTCGAGCTGTGGCACAAGATCACCACGGCCGAGGATGCCGAGTGGACGCGCCGCTACCACTCCGAGGACCCGGACGTGAAGGCGTTCGGCGGTCGCGTCGAGTTCCTGCTCACCGATGGCACGACCGTGGTCGACGAGATCGCGGTCGCCGACGCGCACCCGCTCGGCGCCCGTCCGTTCGCCCGCGACAACTACATCGCGAAGTTCCGCCTGCTCGCCGAGCCCGTGCTCGAGCCCGCCGAGATCGAGCGCTTCCTCGAGCTCGTGCAGCGCCTGCCCGAGCTCACCGCCGCCGAGGTCGGCGAGCTCTCGATCGTCGCGAAGGCCGGGCTGCTCGACGGCGCCGACGCGCCGAAGGGGCTGTTCTGA
- a CDS encoding NAD(P)-dependent oxidoreductase, protein MGVILVTSRSFSDGDLDLVGRAAQAGHRILRGPAHHDLDELRPLLHGADAWIAGTGAVTDEHFDAGPRLKVIARYGVGTEAVDLEAARRRGIPVTNTPGANADAVADHATGLMLAALRSVPDGDRRVREGDWSVRRGRELGAAVVGIVGFGRIGQGVARRLSGFGPRVVAADPFLSADLIRANGAEPIDLDELFRVADVITLHAPGGQLLVDAGRLAHMRRGTVLVNTARGDLVDETAVAEALRDGILSAYAADTLDGDTAAQASPLLDPALAHRVIVTPHLGAQTTQAVDNMGSISLDDVLAVLRGAEPAHPVTAR, encoded by the coding sequence ATGGGCGTGATCCTCGTCACCAGCCGCTCGTTCTCGGACGGCGACCTCGACCTCGTCGGTCGGGCGGCACAGGCCGGTCACCGCATCCTGCGCGGTCCCGCCCACCACGACCTCGACGAGCTGCGTCCGCTGCTGCATGGCGCGGATGCCTGGATCGCCGGCACGGGTGCCGTCACCGACGAGCATTTCGACGCGGGGCCGCGCCTCAAGGTCATCGCCCGCTACGGCGTCGGCACGGAGGCCGTCGATCTGGAGGCGGCCCGTCGCCGCGGCATCCCTGTCACCAACACCCCCGGCGCCAATGCGGATGCCGTCGCCGACCACGCCACAGGTCTCATGCTGGCCGCGCTGCGGTCCGTGCCGGACGGCGACCGCCGGGTGCGCGAGGGCGACTGGAGCGTGCGACGCGGACGCGAGCTGGGGGCGGCCGTCGTGGGGATCGTCGGCTTCGGCCGCATCGGCCAGGGCGTGGCGAGGCGCCTGAGCGGCTTCGGGCCGCGCGTCGTCGCCGCCGACCCCTTCCTGTCCGCCGACCTGATCCGGGCGAACGGCGCCGAGCCGATCGACCTCGACGAGCTGTTCCGCGTCGCCGACGTGATCACGCTGCACGCCCCGGGCGGTCAGCTGCTCGTCGACGCCGGACGGCTCGCCCATATGCGACGAGGCACCGTGCTGGTGAACACGGCGCGCGGCGACCTCGTCGACGAGACCGCCGTCGCCGAGGCGCTGCGCGACGGCATCCTGTCCGCCTACGCCGCCGACACGCTCGACGGCGACACCGCCGCCCAGGCCAGCCCTCTGCTCGATCCGGCCCTCGCGCACCGGGTGATCGTGACTCCTCATCTCGGGGCGCAGACCACCCAGGCCGTGGACAACATGGGCTCGATCTCGCTCGACGACGTCCTCGCCGTGCTCAGGGGCGCAGAGCCCGCCCACCCCGTGACCGCCCGCTAG
- a CDS encoding aryldialkylphosphatase has translation MPVVRTVLGDVEPAALGRVDYHEHLFQVSPLLPGDELDDERASGAEAGLLKASGFESMVDATPFGLARDPAALARISATTGLHIIATTGRHREAHYGADHPMQVWTVDRLAALFRSDLTRGMPDADTAVFETPEVPLAATTHGEPVRAGLLKAGIDYWRISPFERTSLLAVAAAHRETGAPVMVHLEFCTAAHEVLDLLAAEGVASDRVVLAHADRDPDPGLHVSLTERGAYLGYDGFARPRTRSDAELLALTASVVERGAGDRVVLGGDVARRTRYLAYGGMPGLGYLGERYVPRLRALIGDDAVDRMLIANPARLLTLSA, from the coding sequence ATGCCGGTCGTCCGGACGGTGCTCGGCGATGTCGAACCGGCCGCGCTCGGGCGCGTGGACTATCACGAGCATCTGTTCCAGGTGTCGCCTCTGCTGCCGGGTGATGAGCTCGACGACGAGCGCGCGTCGGGCGCAGAAGCGGGGCTGCTGAAGGCGAGCGGCTTCGAGTCGATGGTCGATGCGACCCCGTTCGGCCTCGCCCGCGACCCCGCGGCGCTGGCGCGGATCAGTGCGACGACCGGCCTGCACATCATCGCGACGACGGGCCGGCATCGCGAGGCGCACTACGGAGCGGACCATCCGATGCAGGTCTGGACGGTCGACCGCCTGGCCGCGCTGTTCCGCTCCGACCTCACCCGCGGGATGCCGGATGCCGACACCGCGGTGTTCGAGACGCCGGAGGTCCCACTCGCCGCGACCACCCACGGCGAGCCGGTGCGCGCCGGGCTGCTGAAGGCCGGCATCGACTACTGGCGCATCAGCCCCTTCGAACGCACGAGCCTCCTCGCCGTCGCCGCCGCGCACCGCGAGACCGGTGCGCCGGTGATGGTGCACCTGGAGTTCTGCACCGCAGCCCATGAGGTCCTCGATCTGCTCGCGGCCGAGGGCGTGGCATCCGATCGGGTGGTCCTGGCGCACGCCGACCGCGATCCGGATCCGGGGCTGCACGTCTCCCTCACCGAACGCGGCGCCTACCTCGGGTACGACGGATTCGCGCGGCCGCGCACGCGGTCCGATGCCGAGTTGCTGGCGCTGACCGCATCCGTCGTCGAGCGTGGAGCGGGCGATCGTGTGGTGCTCGGCGGAGACGTCGCGCGACGCACCCGCTACCTCGCCTACGGCGGCATGCCGGGCCTCGGCTACCTCGGCGAGCGCTACGTCCCGCGTCTCCGCGCGCTGATCGGCGATGACGCCGTGGACCGGATGCTGATCGCCAACCCCGCGCGCCTGCTCACGCTCTCGGCGTGA
- the xylB gene encoding xylulokinase: MLIAHDLGTTGNKASLHHDDGRLVAAVTVPYPAHFAAGGIAEQEPADWWNAVVAATRDLLARTETAPAAIAGLVVSGQMMGAVLLDADGEPARPAIIWADTRAGAQQRELEAALGAEHAYAILGHRLNPTYSLEKVMWVRDHEPDIWSRVRRVCVAKDFIVLRLTGRLATDRSDASGTNAYDQRTGTWSDEVLQAARLDPALFPEILDSTAIAGGLTDAAAQALGLPAGVPVVMGGGDGPMAAVGSGVVAPEDGAYVCLGTSSWISFAADQPLHDPAMRTFTFDNVVPGSFVPTATMQAGGASVQWIAEALSPDPAHPQTGRLIAEASGDVDTDDLYFLPYLLGERSPLWDPDARGAFVGLARHHQRAHLTRAVLEGTAFNLLTCIQAFRDSGAVIDRIDAVGGGAQSDVYLSVLADVWGVPVRRRTIVEEANSLGAAVTGAVGLGLADFAAARALSEVTAEFTPDAGRHAVYVERHARFAEAYSALAPWFAGRPS; the protein is encoded by the coding sequence ATGCTCATCGCGCACGACCTGGGGACCACGGGGAACAAGGCGTCCCTGCATCACGACGACGGCCGACTGGTCGCCGCGGTCACCGTGCCCTACCCGGCGCACTTCGCCGCCGGTGGCATCGCCGAGCAGGAACCGGCCGACTGGTGGAACGCGGTCGTCGCCGCGACCCGCGATCTGCTCGCCCGCACCGAGACGGCCCCTGCCGCCATCGCCGGCCTCGTCGTGAGCGGGCAGATGATGGGCGCCGTGCTTCTCGACGCCGACGGCGAGCCGGCGCGTCCGGCGATCATCTGGGCCGACACCCGTGCGGGGGCGCAGCAGCGCGAGCTCGAAGCCGCCCTCGGCGCCGAGCACGCCTACGCGATCCTCGGTCATCGCCTCAACCCGACCTACTCCCTCGAGAAGGTCATGTGGGTGCGCGACCACGAGCCAGACATCTGGTCGCGCGTGCGCCGCGTCTGCGTCGCCAAGGACTTCATCGTGCTGCGCCTCACCGGACGCCTGGCGACCGACCGCTCCGATGCCTCGGGAACGAACGCGTACGACCAGCGCACCGGCACCTGGTCCGACGAGGTGCTGCAGGCTGCGCGCCTCGACCCCGCCCTGTTCCCCGAGATCCTCGACTCGACCGCGATCGCCGGCGGACTGACGGATGCCGCGGCCCAGGCGCTCGGCCTGCCTGCCGGCGTCCCCGTGGTCATGGGCGGCGGAGACGGCCCGATGGCCGCCGTCGGCTCCGGCGTGGTCGCACCCGAGGACGGCGCGTACGTCTGCCTCGGCACGTCGTCGTGGATCTCGTTCGCCGCGGATCAGCCGCTGCACGATCCGGCGATGCGCACCTTCACGTTCGACAACGTCGTGCCGGGGTCGTTCGTCCCGACCGCGACGATGCAGGCCGGCGGAGCATCCGTGCAGTGGATCGCCGAAGCCCTCTCCCCCGATCCGGCGCACCCGCAGACTGGTCGGCTCATCGCCGAAGCCTCCGGTGACGTCGACACCGACGACCTCTACTTCCTCCCGTACCTCCTCGGCGAGCGCTCCCCGCTCTGGGATCCCGACGCGCGCGGCGCCTTCGTCGGCCTCGCACGCCATCATCAGCGCGCCCACCTCACGCGCGCGGTGCTCGAGGGCACCGCCTTCAACCTGCTCACGTGCATCCAGGCGTTCCGGGATTCGGGCGCCGTGATCGACCGCATCGATGCGGTCGGCGGCGGAGCGCAGAGCGACGTGTACCTGTCCGTCCTCGCCGATGTCTGGGGTGTGCCGGTGCGCCGACGCACGATCGTCGAAGAGGCGAACAGCCTCGGCGCCGCGGTCACGGGCGCGGTCGGTCTCGGCCTCGCCGACTTCGCCGCGGCGCGCGCGCTGAGCGAGGTGACCGCCGAGTTCACCCCGGATGCCGGGCGTCACGCGGTCTATGTCGAGCGCCACGCCCGCTTCGCCGAGGCCTACTCGGCTCTCGCGCCCTGGTTCGCAGGACGGCCGAGCTGA
- a CDS encoding GntR family transcriptional regulator translates to MTLSVERTSASDRAYAALLDGIQSGALAAGVVLGEVEQAERLGVSRTPMREALRRLIADGLVVQQSPRVTVVADLHADDIRSLFEIRRALEETSARLAATRGDAGLFAALADEFAHVDLAAAEGRDAYYALIARFDAALDAAVANDYIASALRTVRTHLVRVRRMARDNPARLAASASEHRTIAEALAARDGDLAAHATHVHLHNALTGILDSLPEHVSSLRLAPLAQYNARSARSTTERVS, encoded by the coding sequence ATGACCCTCTCCGTCGAGCGCACGTCCGCGAGCGATCGCGCGTATGCGGCTCTGCTCGACGGCATCCAGTCCGGAGCCCTCGCAGCGGGCGTCGTCCTGGGCGAGGTCGAGCAGGCGGAGCGTCTCGGCGTGAGCCGCACCCCGATGCGCGAAGCGCTGCGCCGCCTGATCGCCGACGGCCTCGTCGTGCAGCAGTCGCCGCGGGTCACCGTCGTCGCGGACCTGCATGCCGACGACATCCGCTCGCTCTTCGAGATCCGCCGCGCACTGGAGGAGACCTCCGCCCGCCTCGCCGCCACTCGCGGCGATGCGGGCCTCTTCGCCGCCCTCGCCGACGAGTTCGCCCACGTCGACCTCGCCGCCGCCGAGGGGCGCGACGCCTACTACGCCCTCATCGCCCGCTTCGACGCCGCCCTCGACGCGGCCGTCGCCAACGACTACATCGCCTCGGCACTGCGCACCGTCCGCACGCACCTCGTGCGGGTGCGGCGGATGGCGCGCGACAACCCGGCGCGACTCGCGGCATCCGCCTCCGAGCACCGGACGATCGCCGAGGCCCTCGCCGCGCGCGACGGCGACCTCGCCGCCCACGCCACGCACGTCCACCTGCACAACGCGCTCACCGGCATCCTCGATTCGCTACCTGAACACGTTTCGTCACTTCGACTCGCTCCGCTCGCTCAGTACAACGCTCGCTCCGCTCGCTCAACGACCGAAAGAGTCTCATGA